One genomic segment of Acinetobacter sp. C26M includes these proteins:
- a CDS encoding Re/Si-specific NAD(P)(+) transhydrogenase subunit alpha — protein MQIGIPTETVAGESRVAATPETVKKLINAGHSIVIQRGAGVKAAYIDSAYEQVGATITDDAYTGSQIILKVRAPKGDEIQKLAANTTVIAMFDPYRNPELDQFANQQVSAFALELLPRTLSRAQNMDVLSSQANLAGYKSVLLAAAEYQRMFPMLMTAAGTVKPARVVIMGVGVAGLQAIATAKRLGAVVEATDLRPTAKEQVESLGGKWLDVPMSDEEKQKAADAAKNGYGWMPGEQYIKDQAAIVDKAVSNADIVITTALLPGRDAPRLIKAETVAKMKPGSVILDMAVETGGNVEGSKEGETVTTENGVKILGIPNIPGTVATEASALYARNVFNFLETLFDKDKAFVINQEEEIQKALLVTHGGQVLLKRG, from the coding sequence ATGCAGATCGGAATCCCAACCGAAACTGTTGCAGGTGAAAGTCGTGTAGCGGCTACACCAGAGACAGTTAAGAAGTTGATTAACGCAGGTCATAGTATTGTCATTCAACGTGGTGCTGGTGTTAAAGCTGCATACATTGACAGTGCTTATGAACAAGTTGGCGCAACCATTACGGACGATGCTTATACAGGCAGCCAAATTATTTTGAAGGTACGTGCCCCTAAAGGCGATGAAATTCAAAAGCTTGCGGCGAATACTACTGTCATAGCAATGTTTGACCCTTACCGCAATCCAGAACTAGATCAGTTTGCTAATCAGCAAGTGTCTGCTTTTGCTCTAGAATTACTTCCACGTACGCTTTCTCGCGCACAAAACATGGACGTACTTTCTTCTCAAGCAAACTTGGCAGGTTATAAGTCTGTATTGTTAGCTGCGGCTGAATATCAACGTATGTTCCCAATGTTAATGACGGCTGCAGGTACTGTAAAACCTGCGCGTGTTGTGATTATGGGTGTTGGTGTTGCGGGTCTTCAAGCGATTGCGACTGCGAAACGTTTAGGTGCGGTCGTAGAAGCAACTGACTTACGTCCAACAGCAAAAGAACAGGTTGAATCTTTAGGCGGTAAATGGCTTGATGTGCCAATGTCCGATGAAGAAAAACAAAAAGCTGCGGATGCTGCTAAAAATGGTTATGGCTGGATGCCGGGTGAGCAATACATCAAGGACCAAGCCGCGATTGTAGATAAAGCCGTGTCAAATGCTGACATCGTGATTACCACTGCATTATTGCCAGGTCGTGATGCGCCACGTCTAATCAAAGCGGAAACTGTTGCCAAGATGAAACCGGGTTCTGTCATTTTAGATATGGCAGTTGAAACGGGTGGTAATGTTGAAGGTTCTAAAGAAGGCGAAACAGTCACAACTGAAAATGGCGTGAAAATTTTGGGTATTCCAAACATTCCAGGCACAGTTGCAACTGAAGCATCTGCATTGTATGCACGTAACGTTTTTAACTTCCTTGAGACATTATTCGACAAAGACAAGGCCTTTGTGATCAATCAAGAAGAAGAAATCCAAAAAGCGTTACTCGTGACTCATGGCGGTCAAGTACTGCTCAAGCGCGGTTAA
- a CDS encoding proton-translocating transhydrogenase family protein, with amino-acid sequence MVETITIFVLAIFVGYYVVWGVTPALHTPLMAVTNALSSIIVVGAMIQTVGMPAIGVDANVAFQSVNVVSILGAIAVFLASINIFGGFAVTARMLEMFKPKQKKKEG; translated from the coding sequence ATGGTTGAAACGATTACAATTTTCGTCCTTGCCATCTTCGTTGGTTATTACGTGGTGTGGGGTGTAACACCTGCATTACATACACCATTAATGGCAGTAACCAATGCGTTGTCTTCAATTATTGTTGTTGGCGCGATGATCCAAACTGTTGGTATGCCAGCGATTGGTGTAGATGCTAATGTTGCATTCCAAAGTGTAAACGTGGTGAGTATCCTTGGTGCGATTGCTGTGTTTTTGGCAAGTATCAACATCTTCGGTGGCTTTGCTGTAACTGCTCGTATGCTTGAAATGTTCAAGCCGAAGCAAAAGAAAAAAGAGGGCTAA
- a CDS encoding NAD(P)(+) transhydrogenase (Re/Si-specific) subunit beta — protein sequence MEFIRDYADWFYLIGAVLFILTLRGLSGPKTAIAGNRYGMIAMAIAVVTTFFVAEHPVVWMIGGAMVLGAVVGIARAKTVPMTQMPETVALMHSLVGLAAVLIAIAAILHNNQLTALFEQNEAALTAAGVQHAHMSSVHLFELFVGCFVGAITFTASVFAYGKLAAKKWAKTISGAWVKPVQATIFIAMLACGFYFFTTGNMTAFWAMTALALAFGWVWIAPVGGGDMPVVVSLLNSFSGWAAAGIGFTLENNMLIVAGSLVGSSGAILSYIMCKAMNRSIINVLFGGAMGGAAVASADKGEQVQRNHRSGSADDAGFLMSNADSVVIVPGYGMAQGRAQNAVKELCEILKEQGVKVRFAIHPVAGRMPGHMNVLLAEADVAYEDILEMDEINSDFPATDVVLVIGANDVVNPAAKDDPTSPIYGMPILEAHKARTIMVIKRSMATGYAGLDNDLFYNEKTMMIFGDAKKVVEDMTKAINGGGH from the coding sequence ATGGAATTCATTCGAGACTATGCGGATTGGTTCTACCTGATTGGTGCTGTCCTCTTTATCTTAACTTTACGCGGTTTGTCTGGTCCTAAGACTGCAATTGCAGGTAACCGCTACGGTATGATCGCAATGGCGATTGCTGTCGTAACCACCTTCTTTGTTGCTGAACATCCAGTGGTTTGGATGATCGGTGGTGCAATGGTACTGGGTGCTGTTGTTGGTATCGCGCGTGCGAAAACAGTGCCAATGACACAAATGCCAGAGACTGTAGCATTGATGCACTCTCTCGTTGGTTTGGCTGCAGTATTGATTGCAATTGCGGCGATTCTGCACAATAACCAACTCACTGCATTATTTGAACAAAATGAAGCCGCGTTAACAGCTGCTGGTGTTCAACATGCACATATGAGTTCAGTTCATTTATTTGAATTGTTTGTTGGTTGCTTCGTTGGTGCGATCACATTTACTGCATCTGTATTTGCTTACGGTAAATTGGCTGCGAAGAAATGGGCAAAAACAATTTCTGGTGCATGGGTTAAACCAGTTCAAGCAACGATCTTTATTGCGATGCTTGCATGTGGTTTCTACTTCTTCACCACAGGTAACATGACTGCATTTTGGGCAATGACAGCACTTGCACTTGCATTTGGCTGGGTATGGATTGCACCAGTCGGTGGTGGTGATATGCCAGTTGTGGTCTCACTTTTGAACTCATTCTCTGGTTGGGCTGCGGCAGGTATTGGTTTCACCCTTGAAAACAATATGTTGATCGTTGCTGGTTCACTTGTAGGTTCATCTGGTGCGATTCTTTCTTACATCATGTGTAAGGCGATGAACCGTTCAATCATCAACGTTTTGTTTGGTGGTGCAATGGGTGGTGCAGCAGTTGCATCGGCAGATAAGGGTGAGCAAGTTCAACGTAACCACCGTTCTGGTTCAGCAGATGACGCAGGCTTCCTGATGTCAAATGCAGACAGTGTTGTGATTGTACCGGGTTATGGTATGGCGCAAGGTCGTGCACAGAATGCGGTTAAAGAATTGTGTGAAATCTTGAAAGAGCAGGGCGTAAAAGTTCGTTTCGCAATTCACCCTGTTGCAGGTCGTATGCCTGGTCACATGAACGTATTGTTGGCTGAAGCAGATGTTGCTTATGAAGACATCTTGGAAATGGATGAGATCAACTCAGACTTCCCTGCAACAGACGTGGTACTAGTGATTGGTGCAAATGACGTTGTTAATCCTGCAGCGAAAGACGATCCGACATCACCAATCTACGGTATGCCGATTCTTGAAGCGCATAAAGCACGTACCATTATGGTGATCAAGCGCTCTATGGCGACAGGTTATGCTGGCTTAGACAATGACTTGTTCTACAATGAGAAAACTATGATGATCTTTGGTGATGCTAAGAAAGTTGTGGAAGATATGACTAAAGCAATCAATGGTGGTGGTCACTAA
- a CDS encoding SDR family NAD(P)-dependent oxidoreductase → MKILITGANTGIGFATAEQLVKQGQHVILACRNPQKAQQAQRKLQALDQGQVDLISLDLNSLELTRKAADEIADRYGNLDVLINNAGLFAKTKQLTVDGFEQQFGVNYLGHFLLTQKLLPVLKQSPQARIVHLASIAHWAGSIKPNKFRAEGFYNPLFYYGQSKLANLLFSNALAEQLAGSTITNNALHPGGVASDIYRDLPKPVYAAMKLGLVPTSVPANLISKMAIGDEWANRNGEYVSAHMPDWKSSHAKNQQLARDLYQQSMQLVEKFL, encoded by the coding sequence GTGAAAATACTGATTACAGGTGCCAATACAGGCATTGGTTTTGCCACAGCAGAGCAGTTGGTCAAACAAGGGCAACACGTGATTCTAGCTTGCCGAAACCCACAGAAAGCACAACAAGCACAACGCAAATTACAGGCGCTCGATCAAGGGCAAGTCGATCTCATCTCCCTCGACCTAAACAGCCTTGAATTGACTCGAAAAGCAGCTGATGAAATTGCAGATCGCTATGGCAATCTAGATGTTTTAATCAATAATGCAGGCTTATTTGCCAAAACCAAGCAACTGACTGTTGATGGTTTTGAGCAACAGTTTGGCGTCAACTATCTCGGTCATTTTTTATTGACCCAAAAACTGCTGCCCGTTTTAAAACAATCTCCTCAAGCACGTATTGTCCATTTGGCCTCGATTGCACATTGGGCAGGCTCAATCAAACCTAATAAATTCCGTGCAGAAGGCTTTTATAATCCGCTGTTTTATTATGGACAATCCAAGCTCGCGAATTTACTGTTCAGCAATGCTTTGGCAGAACAACTGGCAGGTAGTACAATCACCAATAATGCACTGCATCCAGGTGGCGTCGCTTCTGATATTTATCGTGACCTACCAAAACCAGTCTATGCCGCCATGAAATTAGGCTTAGTTCCTACTTCCGTTCCTGCTAATCTCATTAGCAAAATGGCGATTGGAGATGAATGGGCAAACCGCAATGGAGAATATGTCAGCGCACATATGCCTGACTGGAAATCTTCACATGCCAAGAATCAGCAATTGGCACGCGACCTATATCAGCAATCTATGCAACTGGTCGAAAAATTTCTTTAA
- a CDS encoding NUDIX hydrolase N-terminal domain-containing protein, producing the protein MKDSAAWIETLNKITGLAQSGLHYSKDVYDKERYEQLLDHVRTLIELKEIDTTLFIPNVLQDIGYATPKIDVRAVVFKDDKLLLAKETQDGLWSIPGGWADVGYSAAENAEKEVLEETGLEVKAVRLLALTDRRKHPHPAMFLHVYKAFFWCELIGGELKPSIETSEVAFFGKDELPPISTARVTEAQIHQFFELLQGLPENTYFD; encoded by the coding sequence ATGAAAGATTCAGCCGCATGGATTGAAACACTCAATAAAATTACAGGATTAGCTCAATCAGGTTTGCACTACAGCAAAGATGTGTACGATAAAGAGCGTTATGAGCAATTACTTGATCATGTCCGCACCTTGATTGAATTAAAAGAAATTGATACCACTCTTTTTATCCCCAATGTACTACAAGATATTGGCTATGCAACACCTAAAATCGATGTGCGCGCTGTTGTCTTTAAGGACGATAAACTTCTATTAGCCAAAGAGACACAGGATGGCTTATGGTCTATTCCTGGAGGTTGGGCAGATGTTGGATATTCCGCTGCAGAAAATGCTGAAAAAGAAGTCCTTGAAGAAACTGGGTTAGAGGTGAAGGCCGTTAGACTCCTCGCACTCACAGATCGTAGAAAGCACCCTCACCCCGCCATGTTCTTGCACGTGTATAAAGCCTTTTTTTGGTGTGAACTGATTGGTGGTGAACTCAAGCCAAGCATCGAAACCTCAGAGGTGGCTTTCTTTGGCAAGGATGAATTACCTCCAATTTCAACAGCACGTGTTACCGAAGCACAAATCCATCAATTTTTTGAGTTATTACAAGGATTACCTGAGAATACTTATTTCGACTAA
- the rsfS gene encoding ribosome silencing factor, with protein MNLEPSPSASNSHDLKIKTANKDVQACLNVVHEALTDVKAKDILELDVSTISNVADAIVIASGTSTRHVKALADNVADEARKAGFRPIGVEGERDAEWILIDLGFVVVHVMLPTARKFYDLESLWRAPESVA; from the coding sequence ATGAATTTAGAACCATCGCCCAGCGCTTCTAATTCTCACGACCTAAAAATCAAAACAGCGAACAAAGATGTACAAGCGTGCCTAAACGTTGTACATGAAGCTCTCACTGATGTAAAAGCCAAAGATATTCTTGAACTTGACGTAAGTACGATCAGTAATGTTGCCGATGCAATTGTGATTGCAAGCGGCACATCGACTCGTCATGTTAAAGCCCTTGCAGACAATGTTGCTGATGAAGCACGTAAAGCAGGTTTCCGCCCAATCGGTGTCGAAGGTGAACGCGATGCTGAATGGATCTTAATCGACCTCGGTTTCGTTGTGGTACATGTAATGCTACCAACCGCGCGTAAGTTCTACGACTTAGAAAGCCTATGGCGTGCGCCCGAATCTGTAGCGTAA
- a CDS encoding TIM barrel protein, whose amino-acid sequence MSHLAVNLSMIFTEVPLIERFALAQAHGFQHVEIQFPYELDIIDIRTQLEQYNLSLCLINVPAGDLMQGGNGLAGIPGREVEFHQALELAITYANALNVPRVNILAGKQPLDADLLPCLNTLSNNLKLACHMLTEQGIEPVFEMINGNDMPRFLVQNIAQAQEMLEAINHPALKMQYDCYHMAMMGEDVLAGLQENLHQIGHIQFADCPGRHEPDTGNIPYKQIFDWLLQSDYRGLIAAEYRPKTQSDQSFAWKKKYFSNDVNT is encoded by the coding sequence ATGAGCCATCTTGCAGTCAATTTATCCATGATCTTTACTGAAGTCCCTTTAATTGAGCGTTTTGCCTTAGCGCAAGCTCACGGTTTTCAGCATGTGGAAATTCAATTTCCTTATGAACTCGACATTATTGATATTCGAACCCAACTTGAACAATATAATTTATCTCTCTGCCTGATTAATGTTCCTGCGGGCGATTTAATGCAAGGCGGCAATGGGCTTGCAGGTATACCTGGTCGTGAAGTCGAATTTCACCAAGCACTTGAACTCGCCATTACCTATGCCAATGCATTAAATGTTCCACGTGTGAATATTCTGGCAGGTAAACAGCCTCTTGATGCAGATCTACTCCCCTGTCTTAACACCCTATCCAACAATCTAAAACTGGCTTGTCATATGTTAACTGAACAAGGTATTGAACCTGTTTTTGAAATGATTAATGGCAACGATATGCCACGTTTCTTAGTTCAAAATATTGCTCAAGCACAAGAAATGCTGGAAGCCATCAACCACCCTGCCCTGAAAATGCAATATGACTGTTACCACATGGCAATGATGGGTGAAGATGTTTTGGCTGGTTTACAGGAAAACTTGCATCAAATTGGACATATCCAATTTGCCGACTGTCCAGGCCGCCACGAACCAGATACGGGAAATATCCCCTATAAACAAATCTTTGACTGGTTACTACAAAGTGACTATCGAGGTCTCATTGCAGCAGAATACAGACCAAAAACTCAGTCAGATCAATCTTTTGCATGGAAAAAGAAGTACTTTTCCAATGATGTGAATACATAA
- a CDS encoding NAD(P)-dependent oxidoreductase has translation MHANQKTPIAFLGMGLMGTRMASRLLQAGYPVAVWNRSPLACEPLQQQGASLLVLNDIASYPVILTCLADDQAVQSVFSQIQPYLKTEQIIVDFSSLSVSATQQLAQSAQQQQVTWIDSPVSGGTMGAEQGTLVIFAGGDAATIQQLTPIYNVLSQRVTRMGESGTGQATKICNQLIVAANSTLIAEAVALAEQAGVDTSLLAPALAGGFADSKPFQILAPRMATHTFEPVQWKVQTLSKDLNNALHLAQSFNLKIPVAQKALLQLQAHQENGFADKDLATIIQYIEQ, from the coding sequence ATGCATGCGAATCAAAAAACACCAATCGCTTTTTTAGGTATGGGTTTAATGGGCACACGTATGGCCAGCCGACTATTGCAAGCAGGTTATCCTGTGGCGGTCTGGAACCGTAGCCCACTTGCATGTGAACCTTTGCAGCAACAAGGTGCTTCATTATTAGTACTAAATGATATCGCAAGCTATCCTGTTATTTTGACCTGTTTAGCTGACGATCAAGCGGTGCAAAGTGTTTTCTCGCAAATTCAACCCTATTTAAAAACTGAGCAGATCATCGTTGATTTCTCGAGCTTATCGGTGTCTGCGACGCAACAATTGGCTCAATCTGCGCAACAACAACAGGTCACATGGATTGACTCCCCTGTATCAGGCGGAACTATGGGAGCTGAACAAGGTACATTGGTTATTTTTGCTGGTGGAGATGCTGCAACTATTCAACAGCTCACTCCAATTTACAATGTCTTGTCACAGCGCGTTACCCGTATGGGAGAGTCAGGCACGGGGCAGGCCACCAAGATTTGTAATCAATTGATTGTTGCAGCCAACAGCACACTGATCGCCGAAGCCGTTGCCCTTGCAGAGCAAGCAGGTGTAGATACAAGTTTACTTGCTCCTGCACTCGCAGGTGGTTTTGCTGATTCTAAACCCTTTCAAATCCTTGCACCGCGTATGGCAACTCATACTTTTGAGCCAGTACAATGGAAAGTGCAAACCTTATCAAAAGATTTAAACAATGCGTTACATCTAGCGCAAAGTTTTAACTTAAAGATACCTGTGGCACAAAAAGCCTTATTACAGTTACAAGCTCACCAAGAAAATGGCTTTGCCGATAAGGATTTAGCGACTATCATTCAATATATAGAACAATAA
- a CDS encoding crotonase/enoyl-CoA hydratase family protein, translating to MALLRVEKNNGIATVSLNRPDKRNAMSFALLKELVATAKKIEKDRSIRCVILTGEAQVFSAGIDLSDLNNPKNTAFAAWELIKPGQSLFQKAFLIWQNLPIPVIAAIEGYCFGAGMQLALAADIRIATPSTQMSIMESRWGLVPDMGLTRSLKGLIGVDLAKELTLTARIFDAEYAKEIGLVTHLDANPLAKANSIAEEILQRSPDAIMAAKRVLDAMEHQPEKALRLEKLWQLKLILGKNSSLARKKDKNPEVQFLPRQYK from the coding sequence ATGGCACTTTTACGCGTTGAAAAGAACAATGGAATCGCAACAGTTTCCTTAAACCGTCCAGATAAACGTAATGCAATGAGCTTTGCCTTACTCAAAGAGCTGGTGGCAACTGCAAAAAAAATTGAAAAAGACCGTTCAATCCGCTGTGTCATTCTCACTGGTGAAGCACAAGTCTTTAGTGCAGGCATCGACCTTTCTGATTTAAACAATCCTAAAAACACCGCATTTGCCGCATGGGAACTAATCAAACCAGGTCAAAGCTTATTCCAAAAAGCATTCTTGATCTGGCAAAACCTACCAATCCCAGTCATCGCAGCAATTGAAGGTTATTGCTTTGGTGCAGGCATGCAACTGGCTCTGGCAGCAGATATCCGTATCGCGACACCAAGTACGCAAATGTCAATTATGGAAAGTCGCTGGGGTCTTGTACCCGATATGGGACTGACACGCTCATTAAAAGGTCTCATTGGTGTTGATTTGGCTAAAGAATTGACCTTAACGGCACGTATATTTGATGCTGAATACGCCAAAGAAATTGGTTTAGTGACACATTTGGATGCTAATCCATTAGCCAAAGCAAACAGCATTGCCGAAGAGATTTTACAACGTTCACCTGATGCAATTATGGCAGCCAAGCGTGTTTTGGATGCGATGGAACACCAACCTGAAAAAGCATTACGCTTAGAAAAACTTTGGCAATTAAAACTAATTTTAGGTAAAAACAGCAGCCTGGCACGTAAAAAAGACAAAAATCCAGAAGTTCAATTTTTACCGCGCCAATATAAATAA
- a CDS encoding ATP-binding protein, with protein MSNFNKTISKRLRLNHAYGQLIALILVPIAILTGVGILWVLSETTSSAKSQQRSDASAILARYHQTANDLLRLVQEQPDQYDRAQNIMQKMFDEKNLQRAVLIDNRGQTYLSVGYQNNRFWPNFPENSNFFGPISHNHNSIYGSKLDSSDPNSVWLMIELDNQPLELARYKILLSLVVTGLITILILLFCLNVFSRRWLAPLYEIRMQMQRLNADTLDQHIVVNSTGELRLLQRDIANVVKRLHFSFLELKEHTEQTEEDLRRTLDTLEVQNITYRQARDQAISSNQSKSVFLANISHELRTPLNSIDGFIHLLLRQQNLSNEQNLYLQTIRKSSAHLLALINDVLDFSKIDAGKLELETAPFDLEEAIFDVMDMLSPLAAQKHINMAFYYAENIPKHVVGDALRFKQILTNLISNAIKFTPDGEIIVRVRMEDDEIGQCLLHFSVQDSGIGLSGTDRKKLFESFSQGDASVTRQFGGTGLGLAISKQLVHLMHGQIGFEDNQERAPTEKGSTFWFTASFKVEEQDEFVEHPRFEHLQVVSYLAHPATASVLRSYLENYHVSHIETQSILDLFSRLNHLNQQENTWLIVDHSGDTEALLKEIRQRYHGNLAVYGYQMSLEPNMLNEYRARPLYQPLSRRELVQLLGNEPVFEQEPEDFNGQGLHILAVDDHLPNLIVLEALLGELNVTTTKALSGQKAIDIIQERIEQKSPPFDLVFMDIQMPVMSGIDTTRAIRSLESTLDNGMQLPIIALTAHALADEKQKLLKVGMNDYVTKPIQMEQIIQILTHWTKNNFSAQPASIEPKRPIESIDPQILNWQQSVQLAANKEDLAQDLLNMLVDSFDTELAEMQQLIEMEDFPQLEHVLHRLYGATRYVGTPNLQQVSGEFEQFVSTLRKERRKADDVFIRETTHRFNELSTAIEQVRQAANLILHAHDS; from the coding sequence ATGTCAAATTTCAATAAGACCATATCGAAACGCTTACGCCTCAATCATGCTTATGGGCAGTTAATTGCACTTATTTTAGTGCCAATTGCCATCTTGACAGGTGTTGGCATTCTTTGGGTTTTATCCGAAACCACTAGCTCTGCAAAATCACAACAACGCTCTGATGCTTCTGCGATTTTGGCACGTTACCATCAAACCGCGAATGATTTATTACGCTTGGTACAAGAACAGCCTGATCAATATGATCGCGCCCAAAACATCATGCAGAAAATGTTTGATGAAAAAAATTTACAGCGTGCCGTTCTGATTGATAACCGTGGTCAGACTTATTTAAGCGTTGGCTATCAAAACAATCGCTTTTGGCCGAATTTTCCAGAAAACAGTAATTTCTTTGGCCCAATTTCGCATAATCACAACAGCATTTATGGTTCGAAACTCGACAGTAGCGACCCAAATTCTGTTTGGTTGATGATTGAATTAGATAATCAACCTCTGGAATTGGCCCGTTATAAAATTCTGCTGTCCTTGGTCGTGACTGGACTGATCACCATACTGATTCTACTGTTCTGTTTAAATGTATTCTCTCGTCGCTGGCTTGCGCCACTGTATGAAATCCGCATGCAAATGCAACGCCTTAATGCCGATACCCTCGATCAGCATATTGTGGTGAATAGTACCGGTGAACTGCGTTTACTACAGCGTGATATCGCCAATGTGGTGAAGCGTCTGCACTTTAGTTTCCTAGAATTAAAAGAACATACCGAGCAAACCGAAGAAGATTTACGTCGAACACTCGATACATTAGAAGTCCAGAACATTACCTACCGCCAAGCACGTGACCAAGCGATTTCATCCAATCAATCGAAGTCGGTTTTTTTGGCCAACATCAGCCATGAACTCAGAACACCGCTGAACAGTATTGATGGCTTTATTCACTTATTATTACGTCAGCAAAACCTAAGCAATGAGCAAAACCTCTACCTGCAAACCATCCGAAAATCATCGGCACATCTGTTGGCACTGATCAATGACGTGTTGGATTTCTCTAAAATTGATGCAGGTAAACTCGAGCTTGAAACGGCACCCTTTGACCTTGAAGAAGCCATTTTTGATGTAATGGATATGCTCTCGCCTTTGGCGGCACAAAAGCATATCAATATGGCCTTCTACTATGCAGAGAATATTCCAAAACATGTGGTCGGTGATGCTCTACGCTTTAAACAGATTCTGACCAATCTGATTTCCAATGCGATCAAATTCACGCCTGATGGGGAAATCATTGTTCGTGTGCGCATGGAAGATGATGAGATCGGACAATGCCTACTGCACTTTAGTGTACAAGACAGCGGTATTGGTCTAAGTGGTACAGATCGTAAAAAGTTATTTGAATCGTTCTCTCAGGGCGATGCATCGGTGACACGTCAATTCGGTGGCACAGGGCTTGGTCTGGCCATTTCCAAACAGCTGGTGCATTTGATGCATGGTCAAATTGGCTTTGAAGATAACCAAGAACGTGCTCCAACCGAAAAAGGCTCAACCTTCTGGTTCACGGCTTCATTTAAAGTTGAGGAGCAAGATGAGTTTGTGGAGCATCCACGTTTCGAGCATTTGCAAGTGGTTTCTTATCTTGCCCACCCAGCAACGGCCAGCGTATTGCGTTCATACCTCGAAAATTACCATGTCTCACATATTGAGACCCAATCGATTCTGGATTTATTCAGCCGTTTGAATCATCTGAATCAACAAGAAAATACGTGGCTGATTGTAGATCATAGTGGTGATACAGAGGCTTTACTCAAAGAGATTCGTCAGCGTTATCATGGTAACTTGGCTGTTTATGGTTATCAGATGAGTCTTGAGCCAAACATGCTCAATGAGTATCGTGCTCGCCCACTCTATCAACCGTTAAGTCGTCGTGAGCTGGTACAGCTACTCGGCAATGAGCCTGTTTTTGAACAAGAACCAGAAGACTTTAATGGTCAAGGTTTACACATCTTGGCTGTAGATGATCACCTACCTAACTTGATTGTACTTGAGGCCTTACTCGGTGAGCTCAATGTCACCACCACCAAAGCGTTAAGTGGACAAAAGGCCATCGACATTATTCAAGAGCGAATAGAACAAAAATCGCCACCGTTTGATTTGGTATTTATGGACATTCAAATGCCAGTGATGTCAGGGATTGATACCACTCGCGCCATTCGCTCATTGGAATCAACACTTGATAACGGGATGCAACTGCCAATTATTGCCCTCACAGCACATGCTTTGGCGGATGAAAAGCAGAAACTGCTCAAAGTTGGTATGAATGATTATGTAACCAAGCCAATTCAGATGGAGCAAATCATTCAAATTCTGACGCATTGGACCAAAAATAATTTCAGTGCCCAACCTGCGAGCATTGAACCTAAGCGACCAATTGAATCAATTGACCCTCAAATCCTGAATTGGCAACAAAGCGTGCAACTTGCAGCCAACAAAGAAGATCTGGCACAAGATTTATTAAATATGCTGGTGGATAGTTTTGATACGGAATTGGCGGAAATGCAGCAACTGATTGAGATGGAAGATTTTCCACAATTGGAGCATGTCCTACATCGTCTTTATGGCGCAACCCGTTATGTTGGTACCCCAAATTTACAGCAAGTCTCAGGTGAATTTGAACAATTTGTCTCGACCTTACGCAAAGAACGCCGTAAAGCAGATGATGTGTTTATTCGTGAAACCACCCATCGTTTCAATGAACTTAGCACAGCGATTGAACAAGTGAGACAAGCTGCTAACTTAATCCTACATGCCCACGACTCCTAA